The Flavobacterium sp. CBA20B-1 genome includes the window ACCAAATAATGCAGCATTTAACAAAAGAAGATTTTCTAGAAGGACAGGTTTTGTTGATTGATAAACCGCTCACATGGAGTTCTTTTCAGGCAGTAAATAAGATAAAATACACCTTGATTAAAAATGTGGATCTGCCTAAAAAATTCAAAATAGGTCATGCAGGCACGCTGGATCCTTTAGCATCGGGACTTTTGATTATCTGTACCGGAAAATTCACTAAACGAATTGCGGAATTGCAAGGGCAAATTAAAGAATATACCGGAACCATTACCGTTGGTGCAACTACACCTTCGTACGATTTAGAAACCGAGATTAATCAACATTTCCCAATTGATCATATATCAAACGAATTAATAGAAGAAACCAGAAAACAGTTTATTGGAACAATTGAACAGTTCCCTCCTATTTTCTCGGCATTAAAGAAAGATGGCAAACGTTTGTACGAACATGCTCGTGCAGGCGAAGAAGTGGAGATTCAATCGAGAAAAATTGAAATTACCGAGTTTGAAATCACACGTGTTGCCTTACCCGAAATTGATTTTAGAGTGGTTTGTAGCAAAGGAACATATATTCGTTCGTTAGCTTTTGATTTTGGAAAAGCTTTAAATTCGGGCGGTCATTTAACTGCTTTGCGAAGAACCAAAATAGGCGATTTTTCTGTTGCGGACGCCATTGAACCTTTAGCCTTTGAAAAAATATACAACCCAAATTTTAAAGAAGCCGAATAAGCTTCTTTTTTTGCTTATGAGAAACACAATCTTTTTTTTCCTTTTTTCCATATCCATTTTCGCTCAAAAAACCGAATTGTGGAGTGGTGATTTGTTGTTTATCAACATCAATTGTGGCGGTATGTGCGATGCCATTAATGCAGTTACAAACGGTTACAAAAACAACGATTTTAACCACATGGGTTTGGTAGTTACAACAGCAAAAAATGAATATTATGTGTACGAAGCCATTGGCAGTGCCGTGGTAAAAACGCCGCTTAAAGATTTTTTAGCTTACACAAAAAAGCCGGTTTATGTGGGGCGTTTAAAGAAAAAATACCGCTATTATACTGCAAAAACCACCGAATTTTGCGAAGCACAATTAGGCGTTCCATACGATGATGATTTTTTGTACAATAACGGCAAATATTATTGTTCGGAATTGATTTATGACGCGTTTAAATTCGCCAATAACAACAAACCGTTTTTTAAATTATACCCAATGACTTACAAAGAACCAAAGTCCGAAAACTTTTTTCCTGTTTGGGTGGAACATTTTGCAAAACGCGGCATAGAAATCCCCGAAGGAAAACCGGGCTGCAACCCGGGCGGAATGAGTCTTGATAAAAAAATAAGATTAAAAATTTTAAAGTAATATTTAACTGCAATTAGTTAAAAAACTGTTTTGTTTGTCAAACTCCTTTTTTTATCGATTGAAAAAACCGTAATTTTATAAGGAACAAGAAAATTATAAAGCTATGAGTTTAGAAAAATTTAAATCGTTACACCACCAAAATCAACCCTTATTAATAGCCAATACGTGGGATGCTATTAGCAGTAAAGCAGCCGAAAAAGCCGGTTTTCAAATAATCGGAACATCCAGCCACGCCATTGCAAATATTTTAGGTTATGAAGACGGCGAGAATATTCCGTTTGAAGAAATGTTTTTTATGGTTGAAAAAATTGCGAAATCTACATCATTGTTGGTTTCTGCCGATTTTGAATCCGGATATTCAGATGATCCGCAACAGGTTGCTAAAAATGTTGAAAAATTGGTAGATGCAGGCGTTTTAGGAATCAATCTGGAAGATGGTTTAACTAACGGAAAAGATCGATCGTTAGGAGCTATTTCTATTTTAACTGATAAGATCAAAGCCATAAAATCGCATATACAATCAAAAGGAAAAGATATTTACATTAATGCGCGGATCGATACCTACACAACCAAACATCCCGATGCAATCAACGAAACTTTAAAACGCATTAAAGCTTATGAGAGTGCTGGTGCCGACGGATTTTTTATCCCTTTGATAAATACCGATGAAGATATTAAAGCAGTGTTACAAACTACGCAATTGCCCTTAAACGTTTTTATGAAAGACGGATTAAAAACATACGAAGAGTTTGCTGAGTTAGGCGTACACAGAGTTAGTTACGGCAACGGAATTCATGCTAAAATAACCGAAGCTACAAACAAAGCTTTCGATGATTTAATGAAAACTAAATCCTTAAAATAAATACAAATGCACAGGTTTTTTATTCAATTTTCAACATAACTATCTGTGCAATTGTTGTAATAACGCACCGAAATCCTTAACCCAAAAAGTTAAGGATTTATTGTTAAAAAAAAGTACAATAAAAAGCAACAAATGGTTAAATTCACTACTTTTATACCTTTAGAAGATTTAGCTAAAATTTGAGTATGAGTTTTAATTATATAGAAATTGAGCGCGTAACAAAACTTACGAAAAAAGAGTTTATAGAGAACTATTATAAAAAACAAAAACCAGTTGTTATTACCAATCAAATTGAAGATTGGCCTGCATTTACCAAATGGAATTTAGATTTTATTAGAGAAATTGCCGGCGATAAAATAGTACCGCTTTATGACAGCAGAAAAACCGATTATACCAAAAAAGTAAACGAGCCCGATTTTAAAATGACAATGGCCGAATACATTGACATTCTTGAGAAAGGCCCAACCGATTTACGCATTTTCTTATACAATCTTATGAAAGATGCACCGCAGATGAAAGACGACATGCGTTGGCCCGATTTAGGCTTACGTTTAATAAAAAGTTTGCCGTTGGTGTTTTTTGGTGGTGAAGATGCGAAGGTTTTTATGCATTATGATATTGATTTACCTAATATTTTCCATTTTCATTTCGATGGAAAAAAACAATGTGTATTAGTAGATCCAAAGGAAACAAAATACATGTACCGCTTGCCGTATTCGTGGATTTGTCATGAAGAAATAGATTTTGACAATCCCGATTTTGAACGATTTCCGGCACTTAAAAAAGTGAATCCGTACATTACGCAATTGCAGCACGGCGAAATGTTGTACATGCCCGAAGGTTGGTGGCATTACATGAAATACCAAACACCAGGATTTTCGTTAAGTTTACGATCATTAGCAGGCAGACCAAAAAATTTATTTGCAGGTTTAAAAAACGTAACATTCAACCGTTTATATGACAACTTTATGCGGAAACGCAAAGGCCAAGAATGGTTAGATTATAAAGATGCCGAAGCAATTAGACGGACGAATGCTATACTGAAATAAACAAAAACGCAGCTTAATTAGTTGCGTTTTAATTTTAAATATTTTTTTAATAGAAATATATTTATATTTTTGATTAAAATAAAACAAAATTATCTTATTTTAGAAATGAAGAAGAAAATGGTTTAATCCACAAATAGCTAAATCAGAAACTTCTACATTAAAGAATAATTTATTATTTAAAACAAGCTAAAACATGAGCTTCACACAATATTTAAAAGATAAATCAACTTTTTTAGTTATCTGGTTTTCAATACATGCTTTTGCTTTTTTTGTGAACTTTTTTAAAATCAATGGTCAAATTTTAAAAACCCCAAACGGAAGTGATTTTATAGGTGGTGGATATACCTACAAGACTACAAACTTATTCACTTCAGCCAATAAACATTATAGTTCTTCAAATCATAATTACACATCTGATTTTTGGCCTTTTGTAAATTTTTTTGGAAAAAGTAGTGATAATGGATTCAGAGGTTTCTTTAATAATTATAATTTACCAGAATTTATATTTTATTCAACTGTAATATTTATTATACTTTTTTTTAGATATAAAGCAATGAATAAAAAACGTTAAACAAAAACGCAGCTTAATTAGCTGCGTTTTTTAATAATTCCATCAGTTCATTCTGCATAGAAATTCCTTTATCATTGTTGTACCAAACTTGCACACCTTCTTTTACTTTATCATTAAAACCTCCATTTTCATCTAACAGGCGTTTAACTTCAATTTGAGCAGAGGCCGGTCGTGGTCCCCAAGTAAACAATTCTTTATTAAGATCAGCAGAAACAGCAATTAATTTAGGAATCGATTTTCCTCCATTGGTTAAATACTGCTTCATTAATTCATCGTTATCATCACGTAAAACCAAACGCAAATCAATCAACGGATTAATTTCAGCAAGCTTTTGCAATACTGGAACATTCTGTGCAGCATCTCCACACCAGCTTTCTGTAAGCACGATCCACACCTGTTTTTCAGAAATTTGCTTTGTAGCGTTTTCCAGTTCTGGAAGTATTTGCTGGGTTTTATCTAAGCGTTTCATTCTGGCACGGTTCAGTTTTGTAAAATCGGTAAGCATCTCGTTCTGCTCGTGTCCCGTTGAACTGTTCTCGTTAATTTTTTGATCGATCAAATTTAAATAATCGTTATAAGACATCGAATTTTCGATTGCTTTTTGGTATATCGCCTGCATAATTTGTATTTTTATGCAAAAATAACGATTTAACGTTACAAAATATAATGAATAACAACTCAACCGTTTTCGGTTTAGCATTATCGGGCGGCGGTCACAAAGGAATTGCCCATGCCGGTGTACTACAGTTTTTAAACGAACAGGAGATTTTCCCCGAAATTATATCGGGAACCAGCGCAGGTTCTATCGTAGGCGGGTTGTATGCCAACGGAATGAAACCCAAGGAAATTTTAACATTTTTTAAATCGGTGAGTTTGTTCAGCTGGACGCATTTATCTTTTAGAAAAGCAGGTTTTTTAGATGCCGATCAATTTGGAAGATACCTTGAAAAAGAATTTGGCAACAAAACCATAAAAGAATTAGATGTGGAATTGTACATCTCTGCTACCGAAATGGAGCGCGGAAAACTTAAAATCTTTCATAAAAACACTAAAATTGTTTCGGCCATTTTGGCATCAAGTGCGTTTCCGGGTGTTTTTTCACCAGTTGTAGTAAACAATAAAATTTACAGCGATGGCGGCATTTTAAACAATTATCCGGTAAACACCATTCAAGGGCGATGCGATTTTTTAATTGGCAGCAACGTAAACCCCTATTTGCCGCAACAATCCACAAAATTCAGCTCTATAAAATCGGTGGCATTACGAGCGTTTGAAATCATGATGATGCAAAACACTTTTCCGCAAAACGAGCTGTGTGATTGGCATATCCAAGCAGATGAGCTGGCAAACTATAGCACCTTTGAAACTTCAAAAAAACGTATGGATGAAATTTTTGATATCGGATACGAACACGCCAAAGCAGACTTTGAAAAAATAAAAGATAAATTACCTTAACTAAATTG containing:
- a CDS encoding YiiX/YebB-like N1pC/P60 family cysteine hydrolase, whose translation is MRNTIFFFLFSISIFAQKTELWSGDLLFININCGGMCDAINAVTNGYKNNDFNHMGLVVTTAKNEYYVYEAIGSAVVKTPLKDFLAYTKKPVYVGRLKKKYRYYTAKTTEFCEAQLGVPYDDDFLYNNGKYYCSELIYDAFKFANNNKPFFKLYPMTYKEPKSENFFPVWVEHFAKRGIEIPEGKPGCNPGGMSLDKKIRLKILK
- a CDS encoding thioredoxin family protein; amino-acid sequence: MQAIYQKAIENSMSYNDYLNLIDQKINENSSTGHEQNEMLTDFTKLNRARMKRLDKTQQILPELENATKQISEKQVWIVLTESWCGDAAQNVPVLQKLAEINPLIDLRLVLRDDNDELMKQYLTNGGKSIPKLIAVSADLNKELFTWGPRPASAQIEVKRLLDENGGFNDKVKEGVQVWYNNDKGISMQNELMELLKNAAN
- a CDS encoding cupin-like domain-containing protein, translated to MSFNYIEIERVTKLTKKEFIENYYKKQKPVVITNQIEDWPAFTKWNLDFIREIAGDKIVPLYDSRKTDYTKKVNEPDFKMTMAEYIDILEKGPTDLRIFLYNLMKDAPQMKDDMRWPDLGLRLIKSLPLVFFGGEDAKVFMHYDIDLPNIFHFHFDGKKQCVLVDPKETKYMYRLPYSWICHEEIDFDNPDFERFPALKKVNPYITQLQHGEMLYMPEGWWHYMKYQTPGFSLSLRSLAGRPKNLFAGLKNVTFNRLYDNFMRKRKGQEWLDYKDAEAIRRTNAILK
- a CDS encoding patatin-like phospholipase family protein gives rise to the protein MNNNSTVFGLALSGGGHKGIAHAGVLQFLNEQEIFPEIISGTSAGSIVGGLYANGMKPKEILTFFKSVSLFSWTHLSFRKAGFLDADQFGRYLEKEFGNKTIKELDVELYISATEMERGKLKIFHKNTKIVSAILASSAFPGVFSPVVVNNKIYSDGGILNNYPVNTIQGRCDFLIGSNVNPYLPQQSTKFSSIKSVALRAFEIMMMQNTFPQNELCDWHIQADELANYSTFETSKKRMDEIFDIGYEHAKADFEKIKDKLP
- the truB gene encoding tRNA pseudouridine(55) synthase TruB translates to MQHLTKEDFLEGQVLLIDKPLTWSSFQAVNKIKYTLIKNVDLPKKFKIGHAGTLDPLASGLLIICTGKFTKRIAELQGQIKEYTGTITVGATTPSYDLETEINQHFPIDHISNELIEETRKQFIGTIEQFPPIFSALKKDGKRLYEHARAGEEVEIQSRKIEITEFEITRVALPEIDFRVVCSKGTYIRSLAFDFGKALNSGGHLTALRRTKIGDFSVADAIEPLAFEKIYNPNFKEAE
- a CDS encoding isocitrate lyase/PEP mutase family protein, whose protein sequence is MSLEKFKSLHHQNQPLLIANTWDAISSKAAEKAGFQIIGTSSHAIANILGYEDGENIPFEEMFFMVEKIAKSTSLLVSADFESGYSDDPQQVAKNVEKLVDAGVLGINLEDGLTNGKDRSLGAISILTDKIKAIKSHIQSKGKDIYINARIDTYTTKHPDAINETLKRIKAYESAGADGFFIPLINTDEDIKAVLQTTQLPLNVFMKDGLKTYEEFAELGVHRVSYGNGIHAKITEATNKAFDDLMKTKSLK